Proteins encoded by one window of Elaeis guineensis isolate ETL-2024a chromosome 12, EG11, whole genome shotgun sequence:
- the LOC105036862 gene encoding LOW QUALITY PROTEIN: F-box protein At2g26160 (The sequence of the model RefSeq protein was modified relative to this genomic sequence to represent the inferred CDS: inserted 1 base in 1 codon), producing MDAFSRDWSELPKDLLAQIASRLPLLSDYLRFTAVCKPWATARRAARPPLERPWMLPFDQPHHAEDGHLVFLPLANRRPLRLHVPELFHRWICGASRGWLVTVDRRLHMHLVHPFAHSQIPLPVPPSIGMERLYPPQCLRGRSLLKAVLSADPVVDPTXCTIMAINGATGKLTFCRLGDAKWTVINDPYGIYSDLVHYNGRFYAATADPTVVVCDLASPVPRTIISASASGRSGFPNYLVEVDGDLLFVARLRCTALIEHGEHICRTVKIEVYKLDNETGTWVETKDLGKMALLLTHDQALPILEEEFPGCKKNFIYFTDLHYNYHAMCRFEEVGMFDLENGALQPFTQKELFSHLYEPSVFMTPVLYPGGEARSPANVAGPSQAQDASA from the exons ATGGACGCCTTCTCCCGCGACTGGTCGGAGCTCCCGAAGGATCTCCTCGCCCAGATCGCCTCCCGCCTCCCCCTCCTCTCCGACTACCTCCGCTTCACCGCCGTCTGCAAGCCCTGGGCCACCGCCCGCCGCGCCGCCCGGCCCCCCCTCGAGCGCCCCTGGATGCTCCCCTTCGACCAGCCCCACCACGCCGAGGACGGCCACCTCGTCTTCCTCCCCCTCGCCAACCGCCGCCCCCTCCGTCTCCACGTTCCCGAGCTCTTCCACCGCTGGATCTGCGGCGCCTCCCGCGGCTGGCTCGTCACCGTCGACCGCCGCCTCCACATGCACCTCGTCCACCCCTTCGCCCACTCCCAGATCCCCCTTCCCGTTCCTCCCTCCATCGGAATGGAAAGGCTCTACCCTCCCCAGTGCCTCCGCGGCCGCTCCCTCTTGAAGGCCGTCCTGTCTGCCGACCCCGTCGTTGATCCCA ACTGCACCATTATGGCGATCAATGGTGCGACCGGCAAACTCACGTTTTGCCGCCTTGGCGATGCCAAATGGACCGTCATCAATGACCCTTATGGCATCTACTCCGATCTCGTCCACTACAACGGCCGCTTTTACGCTGCCACCGCCGATCCCACCGTCGTGGTCTGCGACCTCGCGAGCCCCGTCCCGAGAACTATTATCTCTGCCTCTGCCTCTGGGCGCAGTGGCTTCCCGAATTATCTTGTGGAAGTCGACGGTGACCTCCTGTTTGTCGCTCGGCTCCGGTGCACTGCTTTGATAGAGCATGGGGAGCACATCTGCAGGACGGTCAAAATTGAAGTTTATAAGCTGGATAATGAGACGGGAACGTGGGTGGAGACCAAGGATTTGGGGAAGATGGCGTTGCTCTTGACCCACGATCAGGCTTTGCCGATCTTAGAGGAGGAATTTCCTGGATGCAAGAAAAATTTCATCTATTTTACAGACCTTCACTACAATTATCATGCGATGTGCAGGTTTGAGGAAGTGGGGATGTTTGATTTGGAAAATGGCGCGCTCCAGCCTTTCACTCAGAAAGAACTATTTAGCCATCTATATGAGCCATCAGTCTTTATGACTCCTGTTTTATACCCAGGAGGAGAAGCTAG GTCTCCAGCAAATGTTGCTGGACCATCTCAAGCACAGGATGCTTCTGCATAG